A DNA window from Stenotrophomonas sp. 57 contains the following coding sequences:
- a CDS encoding methylglyoxal synthase — MRIGLAANRLHHHDARAALFRWLRVSEAGLRELGVSLHAVGRTYDAIGRQGFLSGYAGLHRYPYGREGGLMKLVAEVVGMGAERTLDGAIYLIDPVDPSSVFPEATALKRQCVIHGKPFISTVATARDWVEVERIHAGLAADAGADDLHAFEGQTLALIAHDAMKPAMLAFADEHFDVLARFGERVATGTTGQRLNELAWSRGWPSDTPWVTRYQSGPMGGDAQIADRVLEGSCQRAIFFEDPHVARQHEADIQLLERAVTTVTDQAVCITAPRVAARWATAAALRAG; from the coding sequence ATGCGCATCGGCCTGGCTGCCAACCGTCTCCACCACCACGACGCGCGCGCCGCCCTGTTCCGCTGGCTGCGTGTCAGCGAGGCCGGCCTGCGCGAACTGGGAGTGTCGCTGCACGCAGTCGGCCGTACCTATGACGCAATCGGGCGGCAGGGCTTCCTGAGCGGCTATGCGGGCCTGCACCGCTATCCCTATGGTCGCGAGGGTGGCCTGATGAAACTGGTGGCCGAGGTGGTCGGCATGGGCGCCGAGCGGACCCTGGATGGCGCGATCTACCTGATCGACCCGGTCGATCCATCCTCCGTGTTCCCAGAAGCCACGGCGCTGAAGCGGCAGTGCGTGATTCATGGCAAACCGTTCATTTCGACCGTGGCCACTGCGCGTGACTGGGTGGAGGTGGAACGCATCCACGCCGGCCTGGCCGCCGATGCCGGGGCCGACGACCTGCATGCGTTCGAGGGGCAGACGCTGGCACTGATCGCGCACGATGCGATGAAGCCGGCCATGCTGGCGTTCGCCGATGAGCACTTCGATGTGCTGGCGCGGTTCGGTGAGCGCGTGGCGACCGGCACCACCGGCCAACGCTTGAACGAGCTGGCCTGGAGCCGCGGCTGGCCCAGCGATACGCCGTGGGTGACGCGCTACCAGAGCGGCCCGATGGGCGGTGATGCGCAGATTGCAGACCGCGTGCTGGAAGGAAGCTGCCAGCGTGCGATCTTCTTCGAGGACCCGCATGTGGCGCGCCAGCACGAGGCGGATATCCAGCTGCTGGAGCGTGCGGTGACGACGGTGACGGACCAAGCGGTGTGCATTACGGCACCGCGGGTGGCGGCGCGGTGGGCGACGGCGGCGGCGTTGCGGGCGGGGTGA
- a CDS encoding FAD-dependent oxidoreductase, producing the protein MSRKHAFQFLDLPRTMPQRIPVELRTSGDWGELYGKFGKEDAQYQAGRCLDCGNPYCSWKCPVHNAIPQWLQLVQENRIHEAATLCHSTNPLPEVCGRVCPQDRLCEGSCTLEEFGAVTIGAVEKYIVDTALATGWRPDLGAVQPTGHSVAVIGAGPAGLACADRLARAGIAAVVYDRYEQIGGLLQFGIPSFKLDKGVIHRRREVLEGMGVQFRLGVEIGRDLSVQQLLDTHDAVFVGTGAYRYTDGGLDGQDLKGVLPALPFLVQNSRIVSGDDPKGRPIAGWEDTIALPDLNGKRVVVLGGGDTGMDCVRSAVRLGAAKVTCAYRRDEANMPGSAREVANAREEGVRFLFNRQPLSIEAGADDEVIGVTVVETRLGEPDANGRQNAVPIDGSESLLEADVVIIAFGFSPTLPAWLSEHGVEGQSNGRIVAGGKDRLPFQTAHPRLFAGGDAVRGADLVVTAVAEGRDAAASIIRLLAH; encoded by the coding sequence ATGAGCCGCAAGCACGCTTTCCAGTTCCTCGACCTGCCCCGCACCATGCCGCAGCGCATTCCAGTGGAACTGCGCACGTCCGGCGACTGGGGCGAGCTGTACGGCAAGTTCGGCAAGGAAGACGCCCAGTACCAGGCCGGCCGCTGCCTGGACTGCGGCAATCCGTACTGCAGCTGGAAGTGCCCGGTGCACAACGCCATTCCGCAGTGGCTGCAGCTGGTGCAGGAGAACCGCATCCACGAGGCCGCCACGCTGTGCCACAGCACCAATCCGCTGCCGGAAGTGTGCGGCCGGGTGTGCCCGCAGGACCGGCTGTGCGAAGGCAGCTGCACGCTGGAAGAATTCGGCGCGGTCACCATCGGCGCGGTGGAGAAGTACATCGTTGATACCGCGCTGGCCACCGGCTGGCGCCCGGATCTGGGCGCGGTACAGCCGACCGGCCACAGCGTGGCGGTGATCGGTGCCGGCCCCGCCGGGCTGGCCTGTGCCGACCGCCTGGCCCGTGCCGGCATCGCCGCGGTGGTCTACGACCGCTACGAGCAGATCGGTGGCCTGCTGCAGTTCGGCATTCCCAGCTTCAAGCTGGACAAGGGCGTGATCCACCGCCGCCGCGAAGTGCTGGAAGGCATGGGCGTGCAGTTCCGCCTCGGCGTGGAGATCGGCCGCGACCTGAGCGTGCAGCAGCTGCTCGATACCCATGATGCGGTGTTCGTCGGTACCGGCGCCTACCGCTACACCGATGGCGGCCTCGACGGCCAGGACCTGAAGGGGGTGCTGCCGGCGCTGCCGTTCCTGGTGCAGAACAGCCGCATCGTCAGTGGCGATGACCCGAAGGGCCGGCCGATTGCCGGCTGGGAAGACACCATCGCCCTGCCCGATCTGAACGGCAAGCGCGTGGTGGTGCTCGGCGGTGGCGACACCGGCATGGACTGTGTGCGCAGCGCCGTGCGCCTGGGCGCGGCCAAGGTCACCTGCGCCTACCGCCGTGACGAAGCGAACATGCCGGGCAGCGCGCGCGAAGTGGCCAATGCGCGCGAGGAGGGCGTGCGTTTCCTGTTCAACCGCCAGCCGCTGTCGATCGAAGCCGGTGCCGATGATGAAGTGATCGGCGTGACCGTGGTCGAGACCCGCTTGGGCGAACCCGATGCCAACGGCCGCCAGAATGCGGTGCCGATCGACGGCAGCGAATCGCTGCTGGAGGCGGACGTGGTCATCATCGCCTTCGGTTTCTCGCCCACGCTGCCGGCATGGCTGTCCGAACATGGCGTGGAAGGCCAGTCCAATGGCCGCATCGTGGCAGGTGGCAAGGACCGCCTGCCGTTCCAGACCGCGCACCCGCGCCTGTTCGCCGGTGGCGACGCAGTGCGCGGCGCCGACCTGGTGGTGACCGCAGTGGCCGAAGGCCGCGACGCCGCTGCCAGCATCATCCGCCTACTGGCGCACTGA
- the gltB gene encoding glutamate synthase large subunit, producing MAPRNRQGLYDPRSERDACGFGMVAQLDDQPSRLLVDTAIAALSRMTHRGGVAADGLTGDGCGLLLRRPDAFLKLLASEAGITITTRFAAGLVFLPHAADAAQACRTRLQEELEKVGCRVAGWRDVPTDDSVCGQLARDTLPRIEQVFVDAGVGQDDAGFALALFLARRRSEQQLREHADFYVTTLTPDAISYKGMVLPDKLSRFYPDLQRRELASSAIVFHQRFSTNTLPRWPLAHPFRMLAHNGEINTIEGNRRWAQARSKVWKTPRFDIAEFDPVISMHGSDSQSLDNMLELMVAGGMELIQALRILVPPATQSLEFKDPDLAAFYEFHGLNSEPWDGPAGIVACDSRYAVCTLDRNGLRPARWMLTADRHFLVASEAGVWEVPTERVVRKGKLGPGEMVAIDLKRGDLLDSDAVDRINRGRAPYKQWLQQGVTYLQTELIDPSLVEEPFDEGTLRSYHKLYQLSSEEVEQVLRPLAETEQEATGSMGDDTPMAVLSQRSRPLYDYFRQAFAQVTNPPIDPLREDCAMSLSTQLGKETNIFHAGPETVNHVILNSPVLSQRKLRQLLKMDQYVQANRLLDLSYSEDEGLRAGIERICTEAEQAARDGMVMLLLSDRYPVAGRPMVHALLATSAIHHHLSRLGLRCDVNLIVETGTARDPHHMACLLGFGATAVYPYLAYQTLFDLGRRGILKLSKGGEQSQIGRRYRKGVYKGLSKIISKMGICTVASYRGAQLFEIIGLEPEVVDLCFPDTASRIGGAGFARLDADARELCAQAWDAQQDVDVGGLLKYVHGGEYHMYNPDVVTTLQRAARSGDPRAWQQYCDAVHARPPSALRDLLELVPAATPVPLEEVAPASALFPRFDTAAISLGALSPEAHEALAIAMNRLGGRSNSGEGGEDPARYGTERRSKIKQVASGRFGVTAEYLVNAEVLQIKVAQGAKPGEGGQLPGHKVNELIARLRYARPGIGLISPPPHHDIYSIEDLAQLIYDLKQVNPTALVSVKLVSHAGVGTIAAGVVKAGADLITISGHDGGTGASPVSSIRYAGVPWELGVAEAHQALLANDLRGRTLLQTDGGLKTGLDVVKAALLGADSFGFGTAPMIVLGCKYLRICHLNNCATGVATQDERLRENHFTGQPERVENFFRLLAEEVRGWLSYLGVRSLDEIVGRTDLLRQIEAAPRDGVRVDLSRLLADSRYEGSHCAAQRLYESPDSLATQMDGLLASAIEHKRGGEHRFLIHNTDRSIGTRLAGAVARAHGNQGMAEAPLELRFRGSAGQSFGAFNVGGLHLEVEGEANDYVGKGMAGGRLVVRPPRGARFEARSTAIIGNTCLYGATGGELFAAGRAGERFAVRNSGALAVVEGAGDHCCEYMTDGVVLVLGKVGLNFGAGFTGGLAYVLDVDRDFVDRYNHELIDIHRVSAEGFENYRQHLHRLIGRHRELTGSIWAQQILDEFRDYIGKFWLVKPKAASIESLTETLRRAA from the coding sequence ATGGCCCCCCGCAACCGCCAAGGGCTTTACGACCCGCGCTCCGAGCGCGATGCCTGTGGATTCGGCATGGTCGCCCAGCTCGACGACCAACCTTCGCGCCTGTTGGTTGATACCGCCATCGCCGCGCTTTCGCGCATGACCCACCGTGGTGGCGTTGCCGCCGATGGCCTGACCGGCGATGGCTGCGGCCTGCTGCTGCGCCGCCCCGATGCGTTCCTGAAACTGCTGGCCAGCGAAGCCGGCATCACCATCACCACACGCTTCGCCGCCGGCCTGGTGTTCCTGCCGCACGCTGCCGATGCGGCGCAGGCCTGCCGCACCCGATTGCAGGAAGAACTGGAAAAGGTCGGATGCCGGGTGGCGGGCTGGCGCGACGTGCCCACCGACGACAGCGTCTGCGGCCAGCTGGCGCGCGACACGCTGCCGCGAATCGAGCAGGTGTTCGTCGATGCCGGAGTCGGCCAGGATGACGCCGGCTTCGCGCTGGCGCTGTTCCTGGCCCGCCGCCGCAGCGAACAGCAGCTGCGCGAGCACGCCGACTTCTACGTCACCACGCTCACCCCGGATGCGATCAGCTACAAGGGTATGGTGCTGCCGGACAAGCTGAGCCGCTTCTACCCGGACCTGCAGCGCCGCGAACTGGCCTCCAGCGCGATCGTGTTCCACCAGCGCTTCTCAACCAACACGCTGCCGCGCTGGCCGCTGGCGCACCCGTTCCGCATGCTCGCCCACAACGGCGAGATCAACACCATTGAAGGCAACCGGCGCTGGGCGCAGGCGCGCAGCAAGGTGTGGAAAACCCCGCGGTTCGACATCGCCGAGTTCGATCCTGTCATCTCCATGCACGGTTCGGACTCGCAGAGCCTGGACAACATGCTGGAGCTGATGGTCGCCGGTGGCATGGAACTGATCCAGGCGCTGCGCATCCTCGTGCCGCCGGCCACGCAGTCGCTGGAGTTCAAGGACCCGGACCTGGCGGCGTTCTACGAGTTCCATGGCCTGAACAGCGAGCCGTGGGACGGCCCGGCCGGCATCGTCGCCTGCGACAGTCGCTACGCCGTGTGTACCCTCGACCGCAATGGCCTGCGCCCGGCGCGCTGGATGCTGACCGCCGACCGCCACTTCCTGGTCGCCTCCGAAGCCGGCGTGTGGGAAGTGCCGACCGAGCGCGTGGTGCGCAAGGGCAAGCTCGGCCCCGGCGAGATGGTGGCCATCGACCTCAAGCGCGGCGACCTGCTCGATTCGGACGCGGTGGATCGCATCAACCGTGGCCGCGCGCCGTACAAGCAGTGGCTGCAGCAGGGCGTGACCTACCTGCAGACCGAACTGATCGATCCGTCGCTGGTGGAAGAGCCGTTCGACGAAGGCACCCTGCGCAGCTACCACAAGCTGTACCAGCTCAGCAGCGAGGAAGTGGAGCAGGTGCTGCGGCCGCTGGCCGAGACCGAGCAGGAGGCCACCGGCTCGATGGGCGACGACACGCCGATGGCCGTGCTCAGCCAGCGCAGCCGCCCGCTCTACGACTATTTCCGCCAAGCCTTCGCGCAGGTCACCAACCCGCCGATCGATCCGCTGCGCGAAGACTGCGCGATGTCCCTGTCCACCCAGCTCGGCAAGGAGACCAACATCTTCCATGCCGGCCCGGAGACGGTGAACCACGTCATCCTCAACTCGCCGGTGCTGAGCCAGCGCAAGCTGCGCCAGCTGCTGAAGATGGACCAGTACGTGCAGGCCAACCGTCTGCTCGACCTGTCCTACAGCGAAGACGAAGGCCTGCGTGCCGGCATCGAGCGCATCTGCACCGAGGCCGAACAGGCTGCGCGCGACGGCATGGTGATGCTGCTGCTGTCCGACCGCTACCCGGTGGCCGGGCGGCCGATGGTGCATGCGCTGCTCGCCACCAGCGCCATCCATCACCACCTCTCGCGCCTGGGCCTGCGCTGCGATGTGAACCTGATCGTCGAGACCGGCACCGCGCGCGACCCGCACCACATGGCCTGCCTGCTCGGCTTCGGTGCCACTGCGGTGTATCCGTATCTGGCCTACCAGACCCTGTTCGATCTGGGCCGCCGCGGCATCCTCAAGCTCAGCAAGGGTGGCGAGCAGTCGCAGATCGGCCGCCGCTACCGCAAGGGCGTCTACAAGGGCCTGTCGAAGATCATCTCGAAGATGGGCATCTGTACCGTGGCCAGCTACCGCGGTGCGCAGCTGTTCGAGATCATCGGCCTGGAACCGGAGGTGGTGGACCTGTGCTTCCCGGATACCGCCTCGCGCATCGGCGGCGCCGGCTTTGCACGCCTGGATGCCGATGCGCGTGAGCTGTGTGCGCAGGCCTGGGACGCGCAGCAGGACGTGGATGTCGGCGGCCTGCTGAAGTACGTGCACGGCGGCGAGTACCACATGTACAACCCGGACGTGGTCACCACCCTGCAGCGCGCGGCGCGCAGCGGTGACCCGCGTGCGTGGCAGCAGTACTGCGATGCCGTGCATGCGCGCCCGCCGTCGGCGCTGCGCGACCTGCTGGAACTGGTGCCGGCGGCCACGCCCGTGCCGCTGGAAGAAGTGGCGCCGGCCAGCGCGCTGTTCCCGCGCTTCGATACCGCCGCGATCAGCCTCGGCGCGCTGTCGCCGGAGGCGCATGAAGCCCTGGCGATCGCCATGAACCGCCTCGGCGGCCGCAGCAATTCCGGCGAAGGTGGCGAAGACCCCGCGCGCTACGGAACCGAACGCCGCAGCAAGATCAAGCAGGTGGCCTCCGGCCGCTTCGGCGTCACCGCTGAGTATCTGGTCAATGCCGAAGTGCTGCAGATCAAGGTCGCGCAGGGCGCCAAGCCCGGCGAGGGCGGCCAGCTGCCGGGGCACAAGGTCAACGAACTGATCGCACGCCTGCGCTACGCACGGCCGGGCATTGGCCTGATCTCGCCGCCGCCGCATCACGACATCTATTCGATCGAAGACCTGGCGCAGCTGATCTACGACCTCAAGCAGGTCAACCCGACCGCGCTGGTGTCGGTGAAGCTGGTCAGTCATGCCGGCGTCGGCACGATTGCCGCCGGCGTGGTCAAGGCCGGTGCGGACCTGATCACCATTTCCGGCCATGACGGCGGCACCGGTGCCTCGCCGGTCAGCTCGATCCGCTATGCCGGCGTGCCGTGGGAACTGGGCGTGGCCGAAGCGCACCAGGCGCTGCTGGCCAACGACCTGCGCGGGCGCACCCTGCTGCAGACCGACGGTGGCCTGAAGACCGGCCTGGACGTGGTCAAGGCCGCGCTGCTGGGCGCGGACAGCTTCGGCTTCGGCACCGCGCCGATGATCGTGCTGGGCTGCAAGTACCTGCGCATCTGCCATCTGAACAACTGCGCCACCGGCGTGGCCACCCAGGACGAGCGCCTGCGCGAGAACCACTTCACCGGCCAGCCCGAGCGCGTGGAGAACTTCTTCCGCCTTCTGGCCGAGGAAGTGCGTGGCTGGCTGTCGTACCTGGGCGTGCGTTCGCTGGACGAGATCGTTGGCCGCACCGACCTGCTTCGGCAGATCGAGGCGGCGCCGCGCGACGGCGTGCGCGTGGATCTGTCGCGCCTGCTGGCCGACAGCCGCTACGAGGGCAGCCACTGCGCCGCACAGCGCCTGTACGAATCGCCGGACAGCCTGGCCACGCAGATGGATGGCCTGCTGGCCTCGGCCATCGAGCACAAGCGCGGCGGCGAACACCGCTTCCTGATCCACAACACCGACCGCAGCATCGGCACCCGCCTGGCCGGTGCGGTGGCGCGCGCGCATGGCAACCAGGGCATGGCCGAGGCACCGCTGGAACTGCGCTTCCGCGGCAGTGCCGGGCAGAGCTTCGGCGCTTTCAACGTCGGTGGCCTGCACCTGGAAGTGGAAGGCGAAGCCAACGACTACGTCGGCAAGGGCATGGCCGGCGGCCGCCTGGTGGTACGCCCGCCGCGTGGCGCCCGCTTTGAGGCACGCAGCACCGCGATCATCGGCAACACCTGCCTGTATGGCGCCACCGGTGGCGAGCTGTTCGCCGCAGGTCGCGCGGGCGAGCGCTTCGCGGTGCGCAATTCCGGCGCGCTGGCCGTAGTCGAAGGCGCCGGTGATCACTGCTGCGAGTACATGACCGACGGCGTGGTGCTGGTACTGGGCAAGGTCGGCCTGAACTTCGGTGCCGGCTTCACCGGTGGCCTGGCGTACGTGCTGGACGTCGACCGCGATTTCGTCGACCGCTACAACCACGAGCTGATCGACATCCATCGCGTCTCCGCCGAGGGCTTCGAGAACTACCGCCAGCACCTGCACCGCTTGATCGGCCGCCACCGTGAGCTGACCGGCAGCATCTGGGCGCAGCAGATCCTGGACGAGTTCCGCGATTACATCGGCAAGTTCTGGCTGGTCAAACCCAAGGCTGCCAGCATCGAGTCGCTGACTGAAACCCTGCGCCGCGCCGCCTGA
- a CDS encoding I78 family peptidase inhibitor, which translates to MSFPIRARSLSALLLPAVLALTACQAPALDEQDSATAHAQQAAEAAKAPADDAGKATEAPPVGTCDASQVQSLVGQPYTDALGKQAQEDAGANQVRVLKPNDVATMEFLGDRLNIEVDDKGAVSGARCG; encoded by the coding sequence ATGTCGTTTCCGATTCGCGCCCGTTCGCTCTCCGCCCTGTTGCTGCCGGCCGTGCTGGCCCTGACCGCCTGCCAGGCGCCGGCGCTGGATGAACAGGATTCGGCCACGGCCCATGCCCAGCAGGCGGCCGAAGCCGCCAAGGCACCGGCCGACGACGCCGGCAAGGCCACCGAGGCACCGCCGGTCGGCACCTGCGACGCCAGCCAGGTGCAGAGCCTGGTCGGCCAGCCCTACACCGATGCCCTCGGCAAGCAGGCCCAGGAAGATGCCGGCGCCAACCAGGTGCGCGTTCTCAAGCCCAATGATGTGGCCACGATGGAGTTCCTCGGCGACCGCCTGAACATCGAAGTGGACGACAAGGGCGCGGTCAGCGGCGCGCGCTGCGGCTGA
- a CDS encoding ATP-binding protein: MNVAGLRATVAVMACVLSPITAAAAECGTPLRIAWPADRAPLSSSEDGKPKGLSAEYLALLGARWLLQPQPLPSAAVAEGGVPDGIQALLGWPRSQLPAGWVASSAYQQLPQVIVRRRDAPPMLGLEGLRGKTVVSPDAVALSAMLAEHAPGAQLLPPAPMDDALALLGAGLIDAVIANLGEAEAGLRRYRGTPLVIAAPAGTDDALVLAAVPACADVVNAFDQAISQLSGAEREAIRNAWLPDQPRPQPPPSPLRWLVSSSLILLALVLVYAYGYWRVHRESERRRMVAQRLQEVTSNLPAVVFQVRRSASGHYSFPQIAGDVQALFGISVETAQIDQRRLLAAVHPDDRSRVMDCVEAAALARGPIDVTFRTRAAQGWRWVRSHGQPLSCEGGDVEWSGYWIDVSEVQSRTRALAEARREAEQVALAKTHFLATMSHEIRTPMSTLLGMLERLAGSALDPRQRQVLATVGDAARMLRQILDDVLHSQRLQAVPLQLRPTRVAALVQAVQQLLMPVAASRGLHLHVALDPALQAGSLADDLRLRQILFNLAGNALKFTEHGGVDLQVQVVQQHARGQRVRLQVSDSGVGISAERQQAVFAAYTQAEASTTRRFGGSGLGLAICRELAASMGATLDLRSVLGQGTTVWLELDLAACGMPAQASPTSAALARLSPTRVLVAEDHPTNLHLLEQRLHDLGLQVRACTDGRQAFEAWQAEAFDLVITDCHMPHMDGFALARAIRADTCAIRAVVPIIALTASVLDRTRQACRDAGIDHFLAKPVETHELRALLAALLAPDSVRQ; this comes from the coding sequence GTGAACGTCGCTGGCCTGCGCGCCACCGTCGCGGTCATGGCCTGCGTGCTGTCCCCCATTACCGCCGCGGCTGCGGAGTGTGGGACGCCCCTGCGCATTGCCTGGCCGGCCGATCGCGCGCCCTTGTCTTCCAGTGAAGACGGCAAGCCGAAAGGGCTCAGCGCGGAATATCTGGCGTTGCTGGGCGCACGATGGTTGCTGCAGCCCCAGCCATTGCCATCGGCCGCCGTCGCGGAAGGTGGGGTGCCCGACGGCATCCAGGCCCTGCTGGGTTGGCCGCGCTCGCAGCTGCCCGCCGGCTGGGTGGCCAGTAGCGCCTACCAGCAGCTGCCACAGGTGATCGTGCGCCGCCGCGATGCGCCGCCGATGCTGGGCCTGGAAGGGTTGCGCGGCAAGACCGTGGTCAGTCCCGACGCGGTGGCGTTGAGCGCGATGCTGGCCGAGCATGCGCCCGGCGCACAGCTGCTGCCGCCCGCGCCTATGGATGACGCATTGGCCCTGCTGGGCGCGGGCCTGATCGATGCGGTGATCGCCAACCTCGGCGAGGCCGAGGCCGGCCTGCGCCGCTACCGGGGCACGCCGCTGGTGATCGCCGCGCCGGCGGGTACCGACGACGCACTGGTGCTGGCCGCCGTGCCGGCCTGCGCCGATGTGGTCAACGCGTTCGACCAGGCCATCTCGCAGCTGTCCGGCGCCGAGCGCGAAGCGATCCGCAACGCGTGGCTGCCGGACCAGCCGCGTCCCCAGCCACCGCCGTCGCCGCTGCGCTGGCTGGTGTCGTCTTCGCTGATCCTGCTGGCGCTCGTGCTGGTGTATGCCTACGGCTACTGGCGCGTGCATCGCGAAAGCGAACGCCGCCGGATGGTGGCCCAGCGCCTGCAGGAGGTGACCTCGAACCTGCCCGCAGTGGTCTTCCAGGTACGCCGGTCCGCCTCCGGCCACTACAGCTTCCCGCAGATTGCCGGTGATGTGCAGGCATTGTTCGGGATCAGCGTGGAGACCGCTCAGATCGACCAGCGGCGCCTGCTGGCAGCCGTCCACCCCGATGATCGCAGCCGGGTGATGGACTGCGTGGAAGCCGCCGCGCTGGCGCGTGGCCCGATCGATGTCACGTTCCGTACGCGCGCGGCGCAGGGCTGGCGCTGGGTGCGTTCGCATGGGCAGCCGCTGTCGTGCGAGGGCGGTGACGTGGAATGGAGCGGCTACTGGATCGATGTCAGCGAAGTGCAGTCGCGCACCCGTGCGCTGGCCGAGGCTCGCCGCGAGGCCGAACAGGTGGCGCTGGCCAAGACCCATTTCCTGGCGACGATGAGCCACGAGATCCGCACGCCGATGAGTACCCTGCTGGGCATGCTGGAACGGCTGGCAGGCAGCGCGCTGGACCCGCGCCAGCGGCAGGTGCTGGCGACGGTGGGTGATGCCGCGCGGATGCTGCGGCAGATCCTCGACGATGTACTGCACAGCCAGCGCCTGCAGGCGGTACCGCTGCAGCTGCGGCCGACCCGCGTGGCTGCACTGGTGCAGGCGGTGCAGCAGCTGCTGATGCCAGTGGCGGCCAGCCGCGGCCTGCACCTGCATGTCGCGCTTGATCCCGCCCTGCAGGCGGGATCGCTGGCCGACGACCTGCGCCTGCGCCAGATCCTGTTCAACTTGGCCGGCAACGCGCTCAAGTTCACCGAGCATGGCGGCGTGGACCTGCAGGTGCAGGTGGTGCAGCAACACGCCCGTGGCCAGCGGGTGCGCCTGCAGGTCAGTGACAGCGGCGTGGGCATCAGTGCCGAGCGGCAGCAGGCGGTGTTCGCCGCCTACACCCAGGCCGAGGCATCGACCACGCGTCGCTTCGGCGGCAGTGGCCTGGGCCTGGCCATCTGCCGGGAGCTGGCCGCATCGATGGGGGCAACGCTGGACCTGCGCAGCGTGTTGGGCCAAGGCACCACCGTGTGGCTGGAACTGGATCTGGCCGCCTGCGGGATGCCGGCGCAGGCGTCACCGACGTCGGCGGCGCTGGCGCGGCTGTCGCCGACCCGGGTATTGGTGGCCGAGGACCATCCCACCAACCTGCATCTGCTGGAACAGCGCCTGCACGACCTGGGATTGCAGGTCCGCGCCTGCACCGATGGCCGCCAGGCGTTCGAGGCCTGGCAGGCGGAGGCGTTCGACCTGGTCATCACCGACTGCCACATGCCGCACATGGACGGCTTCGCGCTGGCGCGTGCGATCCGTGCCGACACCTGCGCGATCCGTGCGGTGGTGCCGATCATCGCGTTGACCGCCAGCGTGCTGGACCGGACCCGCCAGGCCTGCCGCGATGCGGGCATCGACCACTTCCTGGCCAAGCCCGTGGAGACGCACGAACTGCGTGCGCTGTTGGCGGCGCTGCTCGCGCCGGATTCAGTGCGCCAGTAG